The Magnolia sinica isolate HGM2019 chromosome 11, MsV1, whole genome shotgun sequence DNA window CTATGCATAATTATCTTGATAatatgataaatcttgggggttatacctcactgggatagccattgacgctatcaaaccataataAGTATGCAGGAGACACAGAGGATGCTCATGCTACTGATTGtatggaataggaggagccagacGATCTTGCGACCTGTTCTTCCTAATTTCATTTGTGTTTAAATTCTTTTATAAAAAAttaagacattagtttgtataaattttcgggtaaccacttgaaatcttggttatgtatatttggactccctcttatacttgactTATTTATATTCCgctagttttatatatatatatatatataaagtatgtaaaatTTGAGTCACAGTTAAAGGTTAAtactcgggtttttgaaaaacgagtagtgtacttgggTTTCGTGAATCGGGGTACTACACTAAGTCAGGAATCTTGGTCTACATGAGTGTCGAGGGTTTAGGGCTACATATTGTCCATACCTCTCACATTTGAGGATATTCTCATTTATAAGAGAGAAGAAGCAGTGGTGTAGAGGGCGTCTGTCCCTGTTTTGGTGGGGACAAAATCCTAGTAGGATTCTGAGTTTACGCACGATAGATCCTTCTAGATCTTTAGCTAGGATATCGAAGAGAATGGTGTTGGATATGGTTTCCGCGATCCTCAGCGCCAATCGCGGGCCAACTGGACGTTGGTTGGGTCGGGCTCGGCCTACCTAAGGTGGTCTGGCCTGGTTCTCTTGAAGTCGCGTCATTATTGGGGGTGGTGAGCCTGGTCGACCTAAGGTGGGTAATTTCTTTCACATGGTCTTTTGGTTTGCTGAGGTCGGGCTCGGCATATTCGCTAAGGTCGAGCTTGGCCTAACGTTGGGGTCGAGCTCGATCTAATGCTGAGAGGTCAAGCTTTCTTCTTAGTTGACTGAGAGGTGAGGTTTGGACCGCTGGGTCGTGCCTATTGCTATTAGAATATCTGACCTGGCCTATTGATGGTAGGTCAGTACATTTTCCCCATGacaacactgtccatccatttttccataccattttagggtatgatcccagaACTAAGCATTCAAATTTAAGGTGGATCATACATCACTTTAAAATCTTCTCATATGCTgagaaagttttgaatgaagctgatttttccattcatccagtttGCGTGACCTTATAGGCAAGAATCGGCCGGCCTTGGGAATTTATTAATGGTGGATCTTTCAACCACGACCTTTTCTCACAGTGTAcgccacatgatttttggatcagcttcattttatGGGGCAtgccttaaaaattaaaataatatggaaaaacaacTGGAAAGCGTGGATTTACCATACATACATAAAAGTGGAAGGGCCACAACGTCTTGTTTGAGGCCGTGGCCGTACCTAATCCGCTTCCTATAAACGAGGAGCATTATCTCTTCCATCCTACTTAGCGGCAATGAATTCTCCGGTCGTTCATCACCTCGCTACCACCACCATCAAAGCACGCCATATTTCTGAAGAAACCCAGCAGCGTTGTGAGTTGGCACCGTGGGACGTGGCCATGCTCTCCGATCACTACATCCAAAAGGGTTTCGTCTTCCACCGCCCTCCATCCTCACAAAGCCAGGAAAAGATAATGGACCGCCTCAAGGACTCCCTCGCGGCCGTGCTTGTCTACTTCTATCCCCTTGCTGGCCGCCTCTCAACCGAAAGAGATTCTCACACTTCATCATCACATGTTTTTATCGACTGCAACAACGCGGGTGCTGAATTCATCCACGCTGCCGTAGATATGACGGTGGCCGATGTCCTCACTCCCGTTGATGTGCCACCCGTTGTCAAATCCTTCTTTACCCTCAGCGAAGCAGTCAATCACGACGGCCACGTTTTACCTCTTCTATCAGTACAGTTTACCGAACTGACCGACGGTGTCTTCCTCGGGTGCTCTTTCAACCACGTGGTTGGTGATGGCACCTCCTTTTGGCGATTCCTCAACGCGTGGTCTGAGATATCAAGAAGCCAGGGAGGAATTGGGCATATCTCTCACCCGCCAGTCATCCAACGATGTTTTCTCGACGTTGATAAATCCCTCATTCGCCTTCCATTCTCCAACCCTGATGAATTCATTGAGCGGTATGAGACTCCCCCACTAAGAGAAAGAATCTTTCATTTTGCACCGAAAGCCATTGCACAGCTCAAATCAAAGGCCAACAACGAATGCAAGACCGACAAGATCTCATCGTTCCAAGCTTTGTGCGCCCTTGTGTGGAGATCTATTATACGGGCCCGAGGCTTTCCTTTAGACCAAAAGACGAGCTGCCGGTTGGCTATTGGGAATAGGCCGAGATTGCAACCACCCTTGTCTCCTGACTACTTCGGTAACTGCATTAATGTCACAAGTGCGACAGCCTCAGTAGGTGATTTGCTTTCTCATGATCTCGGTTGGGCAGCGTGGTTGTTACACCAAAGCGTGGCTGCTCACAACGATGGTGTGGTGCCTGGAACGGTCAAAGCATGGGTTATGGCACCTATGGTGTATCATATAAGTGAGTTTGACCGATACAGTGTGATGGTAGGGAGCTCTCCGAGATTCGACATGTATTGCAATGACTTCGGGTGGGGGAAGCCGCTGGGACTTCGTAGCGGGTATGCAAACAAGTTCGACGGGAAGGTATCATCATATCCAGGTCGGGAAGGAAGAGGCAGTGTGGATCTAGAGATCTGTCTTCCACCTGAGTCGATGAGCGCACTAGAGTCTGATGGGGACTTCATGGATGCCGTGTCACCTTCGGTTCTTTAAGTTGCAGATGTCTTTGTTATTGTTCTTCCTTGGAGCTATAGCTATAGCAGCCTAAATTACAATAAGTGTATTGTTGTCGCCGTCTTAGCAGCTTTTGTTCGGCTGATTTAGTAAAATGTTCTTGTAATGGGACCATGGCTCTAAAAGTAGATGATTGGAACTGAAACTTTTCCCATTCAGTCCTGGTGAGATTTCCAGCACATTTGTTGACTTGGTCGAGTCAATCGTATGATTTGGTCTAGTCTGGTAAAATCTGACcaggtttattatatttttagtaATAAAAAACTAGAATTACATGTCACGGATCGTATGATGGTAATGCACTCAAAATACTAATTAATAATTGTTGCGGTGGGTTGGCTCTCACTCAAGATGGTGGTCATACGTCGCGGTTTCGGTGGTCGCCTATCTAACTTACTGTAGGAGCGCTGATACCAAGTTGCTCTAGCTTCCTCGCCGTGCACCATGATAGGGGAATgggaggaaattttttttttgttagttggGGGAGTTGAAGGTACAGTAAAAATGTAAATGATCGCATCAGCATAGCATTCATAAATGCAACACTATTATTCTAAAGAAGGATCACCAAAATCATATCCAGACATCACTAAAATATCATCTAAAGTACGCAACGTTTACATGctcaaaaatccaaaataaaagAAGCAATAAGAAAAACATCAATTAACATATATATGCATAAGAGGTCTAATAGTGTCCTGAAAGCACATAACAAAACATGTTTATGAGCATAGAAGCTCATGAATCATACTGCGTCACGAAAGTTGACCTTCCTCAATCACGAGAGATATTATATACCTAGGCATAACAAATTACCTCTAAACATGTTAAGTATGTTATCATAGGCATAATGTCATAAGTAGGTATGTTATAAAGATAACACAAAATAAATGGTCAATTATAGTGCGTAGCATCATGGGCTAGTAGGGGCCTTGCACCAAGGGCCATAACCCAcattagtcccatacctaatatGTGAAATGATTCCAAAATGATAGATTCTTGATCCTGAATAGTCTCATACCTATTGGGGACTGTGGCCCATGAATATGTGGTAATTAGATTATATTTACGCATCCTGCACAATCTCAAATGCATGAATACATGATTACCATATCTGTTTGTATATCACATATATAACATGATAGCCAAAACCATATATGTAACCATAATCATAAACTGTAGCGCAGTTCTCTAATAATGACTTGTATACACACATATAgatttcactacaagaaatatgcaTATCAACGGCACACGTCCATAGGCGACCATAACGAATCGCCCGTGAAAATGTAAAATGAAGGGCGTTTTTACGTGGCCGCCCCTGTATGGATAAGTCACTGCCGCTGGAAAACATAAAAGAGGGCTTTTCACCTACCGCGTCCCCAAATCCGAGCGGCAAATTTTCTCTCCCAAAACCATCTTCCCTCTTCTCTGCCCAAAatcaccccatccccaaatcGCGCATGCGCCAaaatttctctcccaaaacccttcttccctcttctctcccaaattgccccatccccaaatcgcgcgccccatccccaaatcccgaaagtctctctctctctcttcaacgtCCCTCCACTCCGGCCTCTCTTGATATGGCTTCCATTTCCATTGCTTGTTGAAGACATTGATCTCTCGGCCGTTGCCCTCCTTGCTGGAACAAGCCAAAGTCCGAGAAGGCCCGTAAGAGGAAGAAGCACCAGCAACAGCCGCAGCAGTAACTCCCCTTCTCCAACAGCTGCAGCAGTATgctattatctctctctctctctctctctctctctctctatctctctctctctctccgggtTTCATCATATCTAAAATATCTTgcagagtgtgatagatgatacacaggcacttagaaattgcatacatgtcatACATGGTGGAAAAATTTGATCTGCATCTTGCGGGTGGTgtggtttttggttttttggtttttggttatatatatatatatatatatatatatatatatatatatatagttttttttactatttcttgttgcttttccctttggtttttggtatggAGTTTCAGTTCGCTATCTCAGCGGTCTGTTTCTCTCTGTTCTGTTTTTCTTTAATGAAGCTTCTGTTtctcagagtgtgatggatggattgggtcTTGCTCCAATGTGCCACATTGGTGTGCAGTACCCACCTGTTGGAAGCTGACTCCATTGAATGGGTGGTTATTATTTTCCAATAAAAGTGATCTTTTTTACAGGACGTGTGATTAAGGATGAGAACTACATGAAtcacttttgtttgattgcataaTGCTTCTCCCTTCCTATCTGATTATACAGCAAACATCATTATGCATGTCAGCTCAACTTCTCCTCCTTCGCCATGGATCTGAAAGAAATCAGGTCTAGTGGTTTGATACTATTAACTTCTCCACAATCTAAACAAGTGGACCTCCACCGCATTTAAATATGTTTTTATATAGTTTTTTTATACCTAGATTTTTATCATATGAGTGCATGCTGcatttggcttgatttttgggccagggaattcacagtgggcccacctaacaAACAGCCCGGCTCTCTACATGTGCTCCATGTTAACTGGCATGCCTATGAATCTCGATGTCTCAGTCTTGTTAGCAGGCCTATATAGAGTTAGTCTCATTTCAACCCCAGTCATGTTCGATATAGTTATGCTGTGTTTTTGCTAACCTTATCTTATTTCAAACCCTTAAAATGGTTTTATTGTATAGTCTTTATGACACTTGGGTGGGATTTAAATTGATGAGCTGCAGGATGAAagtagagggaaaaagaaattaGTGCAAAAGCTTCTTTAGTAGCATCTTatgcccttttctttttctctaagaaGGGAACAATCATAAATACATTCCCATTCTTTACTGGCAATGTGTGTTTTGAGATTGAGATCTATGAATTTGATGTAAATGAGTGAAACTTAATCTTGTACACATGAATGGTCTTGAGAACTGTTCCTGTACAAGTCGGTAGAATAAGCTTTATTCCATGAGTGCTgcattggggcccacttgtgttCAAGCAGCTATTGGGTCTGTATTTGTGCATTGATTCTAGGTCTATTTTGCTTTTATTGTCATGTTGTGGCTGCAGCGCTGATGAATGGAAGTTTCATATCCTTATGAAgcacttgaatatatatatatatatattttgattttttttttaaagatcaattaAATTGACAGAATTATATGCTTCCTTAGTTTGAGGATATGCTTAGTAAGCTCGAGCCTTGAGTTGGGACAAGCGGGTGATAGGCTGTATCTTATCCTTTGGGTATTGGCTGTACTTGCATGTCAAAatattgatttcttcctttgtaaATAGTGACACTTGAGCTTTGTAGGAGAAAGTGGATCACTGATTATGTTAGACTTTTGGTATTTGCAAAAGAGCGGAAAGCAACAGCAATGTGTTCAAAGTCTTATGAATAAAGGTTCATTGGTCTATTGTACATTTGTGATTTCCGATATGTTAAAAATCTCGAAACTAGATAATAAATATTATGCTAAAAGTATCATAAGAACAAAAGACAACTGTAATAATCacgaaaggtttttttttttttatattttattttattttaatttttaattttttaattttatttttaatgtgttATGTCCAATGTGGTAACACACGATGAATATTGATAGAGGCATGTGTTgacatggaatttttttttaaaaggttctaTTTCCTTGTTACATAGCCCATAAATACATGGTTGCCTGAACCTCAATCTCTGCTTTGTTAGTGTCTTCTATTGTGGAATAATCTGATTTAAACACTTTAACAAAATCTAATGTGTTAGCAAACTTTGGGATCATCATACAATTCTGATCATTCCTCTAATACATGTGGTGCTCCATGCTTGTCACAATGTCCAACCTATAGACCAGATTTTGTTAACCTTGCTTATGCTTTAAGTCGAAGTAAGCTATAGTTGCAACTTAAACTATTAGTTGGTATCCAGATCAGTGGATGCATGTATCCATCCCGATTTAATTGGGTACGAATCCAGATTTCTGGACCAATTAATTATTGGGTCAGGTTTGGGTCCACATGCAATTTTGTCTAGAatctatggttttttttttttttaataaaattaattacATTCATTATTTAAAAGCGATAAAAAGGCATTTTCTACTATGCACCTGACCATGATTCTTAGACCTGAACCCCATTCTGAATTCTAAATCTGATAGGACCTGATGGAGTTACTCAAATCAGATCAGATTTGGATTGTGTACCTCATGTGTGTTACCATCCGGATATGGGAACACCAGTAACTAACTTGAACCTGACAGTGACAGCCCTAGCTGCCACTAACTGCTCCTGGCCCAAGTTTGGCCTAGGTCTGGCCTGAGGCCAGCTAGCATTGGTATCAAGCTAGAGTTTCAAGTTGAATGTGCCTAAGCAGGCCTTACTAATCAGTCCAGcctgaaagattaacaatttgtAGGCCAAGTATTTGGCTGGTGAGACTGGCCTGGCCTGAGCATGattcttagggggtgtttggcgcatggtattgggaaggatcaggtgggatgggattcaaaaagtgtaattattacatatgtaagggattgtcccctattactaagtgggctccacctgttaGATGGGCTACAAGTTGTCACTGCTCCTCATCAAACGACTTCCGCCAAAGGTTGCTACTCTCATTTGTTAGCAGTTACAGAGGCATAAACTGTGTGCATAGATTTTTTATGTGGGTTAGGGATGGATTGGTTTGTTGCATGGAAGGgaaaaaaagtttggatttgagatgggttttctgAAAAGAAAAAAGTTCTACACATTGTTACTTGCTTCATGATTATCATTTCATTGTGGTTATACTATAGTCGATTCTTAGACTGTTGTTCAATTTAATAATCTTTCTATGCATCCAGGTTGGATATGATATGCTAAAAAAACACTTGGCTCATACACTACCTTTATTTCTTCTGTGAAGATTCCACAACAAGCAATCGGGGCAACCATCAACCATGAACCCACATGCCACTCCTGCTTCAAATTAGGCTATGAGCACTCGCTGCTGCTCCCTCTCCTGCTTCCTAGATGTTCACATACTTGCTAACTTTTAGAAGT harbors:
- the LOC131219163 gene encoding protein ENHANCED PSEUDOMONAS SUSCEPTIBILITY 1-like yields the protein MNSPVVHHLATTTIKARHISEETQQRCELAPWDVAMLSDHYIQKGFVFHRPPSSQSQEKIMDRLKDSLAAVLVYFYPLAGRLSTERDSHTSSSHVFIDCNNAGAEFIHAAVDMTVADVLTPVDVPPVVKSFFTLSEAVNHDGHVLPLLSVQFTELTDGVFLGCSFNHVVGDGTSFWRFLNAWSEISRSQGGIGHISHPPVIQRCFLDVDKSLIRLPFSNPDEFIERYETPPLRERIFHFAPKAIAQLKSKANNECKTDKISSFQALCALVWRSIIRARGFPLDQKTSCRLAIGNRPRLQPPLSPDYFGNCINVTSATASVGDLLSHDLGWAAWLLHQSVAAHNDGVVPGTVKAWVMAPMVYHISEFDRYSVMVGSSPRFDMYCNDFGWGKPLGLRSGYANKFDGKVSSYPGREGRGSVDLEICLPPESMSALESDGDFMDAVSPSVL